In one window of Nocardia brasiliensis DNA:
- a CDS encoding PadR family transcriptional regulator: MALEHALLVSLTERAGSGYELARRFEKSIGYFWSATHQQIYRVLKRMEESGWLNSESVVQEGRPDKKVYAVSAAGRAELARWIAEPTDTGTPRNELAVKIRAAAYGDITALCAEVARHRDEHAQRLEVYRLIEKRDFPVPDQLSGTALHQFLVLRAGIRVEAGFIEWCDEVLQALRPGATAPHLD; this comes from the coding sequence ATGGCCCTCGAGCATGCGTTGCTGGTATCGCTGACCGAGCGTGCCGGCTCGGGGTATGAGCTGGCGCGCCGCTTCGAGAAGTCCATCGGCTATTTCTGGAGCGCCACCCACCAGCAGATCTACCGCGTGCTCAAGCGCATGGAGGAGTCCGGCTGGCTCAACAGCGAGTCGGTGGTGCAGGAGGGCAGGCCGGACAAGAAGGTCTACGCGGTGAGCGCGGCGGGCCGGGCCGAACTGGCCCGCTGGATCGCCGAGCCCACCGATACCGGCACGCCGCGCAACGAACTCGCGGTCAAGATCCGCGCCGCCGCTTACGGTGACATCACCGCCCTGTGCGCCGAGGTCGCCCGCCATCGGGACGAGCACGCCCAGCGCCTCGAGGTGTACCGCCTCATCGAAAAACGCGACTTTCCGGTCCCGGATCAGCTCTCCGGGACGGCTCTGCACCAGTTCCTCGTTCTGCGCGCGGGTATCCGCGTGGAGGCGGGGTTCATCGAATGGTGCGACGAAGTACTGCAAGCCCTGCGCCCGGGTGCGACAGCCCCGCACCTGGATTGA